In Phaseolus vulgaris cultivar G19833 chromosome 10, P. vulgaris v2.0, whole genome shotgun sequence, a single genomic region encodes these proteins:
- the LOC137819269 gene encoding L-type lectin-domain containing receptor kinase S.4-like, translating into MANLNMLLGLLSVFLFLLIPVSSQPNQIFYAGFKGVDSNNMTLDGVAEIEPSGVLKLTNDSSKVMGHAFYPTALRFKNSSDGKAFSFSVSFALVIVPEFPKLGGHGLAFTIASSKDLKALPSQYLGLLNSTDIGNFSNHLFAVEFDTAQDFEFGDINDNHVGIDIDSLVSNASAPAGYYTGDHDSDKQNLTLKSGQPILVWVDYDSAQSVVNVTISASSTKPTRPLLSFPVDLSPILEDSMYVGFSASTGLLASSHYILGWSFKINGPAPPLDLSSLPQLPGPKRKHTSLIIGVSVSGVVLALFAVLLGFYMYRRYKNADVIEAWELEIGPHRYSYQELKKATKGFKDKELLGQGGFGSVYKGTLPNSNTQVAVKRISHDSKQGLREFVSEIASIGRLRHRNLVQLLGWCRLRGDLLLVYDFMANGSLDKYLFDEPERILSWEQRFKVIKDVASALLYLHEGYEQVVIHRDVKASNVLLDGELNGRLGDFGLARLYEHGANPSTTRVVGTLGYLAPEVPRTGKATPGSDVFAFGALLLEVASGLRPLDPKAMPEDLVLVDCVWNKYKQGRILDVVDPRLNGDFNEREVLMVLKLGLLCSNGSATARPSMRQVVRFLEGEVGVPDELSRPGETCSQEGFDEFLHLLESSSFDQMSRSSYDRSRYMGSSCPSFTDTSLFTPHGKGETI; encoded by the coding sequence ATGGCCAACCTCAACATGCTCCTCGGACTCTTGTCTGTGTTCCTGTTCCTTCTGATCCCAGTTTCATCTCAGCCTAACCAGATCTTCTATGCTGGATTCAAGGGTGTGGATAGCAACAACATGACCCTTGATGGTGTAGCAGAAATAGAGCCAAGTGGGGTGCTGAAACTCACAAATGATTCAAGTAAGGTGATGGGTCATGCTTTTTATCCAACTGCTCTTCGGTTCAAGAACTCTAGTGATGGTAAAGCTTTCTCCTTTTCTGTCTCTTTTGCTTTGGTTATTGTTCCTGAGTTTCCAAAGCTAGGAGGGCATGGCCTTGCTTTTACAATTGCAAGTTCTAAGGATCTGAAGGCTCTTCCAAGCCAATATCTTGGTCTTCTTAACTCAACTGACATAGGGAACTTCTCCAACCACCTTTTTGCTGTTGAGTTTGACACAGCCCAAGATTTTGAGTTTGGGGACATCAATGATAACCATGTTGGAATTGACATCGATAGCTTGGTATCCAATGCTTCTGCACCTGCTGGTTACTACACTGGGGATCATGATTCTGACAAACAGAATCTCACTCTCAAAAGTGGGCAACCTATTTTGGTTTGGGTTGATTATGATTCTGCTCAAAGTGTTGTTAATGTCACAATTTCTGCATCTTCTACCAAACCCACAAGACCACTCTTGTCCTTTCCTGTGGATCTTTCACCGATTCTTGAGGATTCCATGTATGTAGGATTCTCTGCATCAACAGGTTTGCTTGCTAGCTCCCATTACATCTTGGGTTGGAGCTTCAAAATCAATGGGCCAGCTCCACCCCTTGATCTCTCTTCCCTCCCACAGCTTCCAGGGCCAAAGAGGAAACACACATCTTTGATAATTGGGGTTTCAGTCTCTGGTGTTGTTCTTGCCTTGTTTGCTGTCTTACTCGGCTTCTACATGTACAGAAGGTACAAGAATGCTGATGTTATAGAAGCTTGGGAGCTTGAGATTGGGCCACACAGGTACTCCTACCAAGAGCTCAAGAAAGCAACAAAAGGTTTCAAGGACAAAGAGCTGCTTGGACAAGGTGGATTTGGGAGTGTCTACAAAGGAACATTGCCAAATTCCAATACCCAAGTTGCTGTTAAGAGAATATCACATGACTCCAAACAAGGCCTGAGGGAATTTGTATCTGAAATAGCCAGCATAGGCAGGCTTCGCCACAGGAATCTGGTTCAGCTGCTGGGGTGGTGTCGCCTCCGCGGTGACCTCCTCCTTGTGTATGATTTCATGGCTAATGGGAGCTTAGACAAGTACCTGTTTGATGAACCAGAAAGAATCCTGAGTTGGGAGCAAAGGTTTAAGGTAATCAAGGATGTTGCTTCTGCCCTTTTGTATCTGCATGAGGGCTATGAGCAGGTGGTGATACATAGGGATGTGAAGGCTAGCAATGTGCTGCTAGATGGTGAACTCAATGGAAGACTAGGAGATTTTGGATTAGCAAGGTTGTATGAACATGGGGCTAACCCAAGTACCACAAGGGTGGTGGGGACCTTAGGCTATTTGGCTCCCGAGGTGCCTAGGACAGGGAAGGCTACTCCTGGCTCAGATGTTTTTGCATTTGGTGCACTTTTACTGGAGGTGGCATCTGGGCTCAGGCCACTTGATCCAAAGGCAATGCCAGAAGATTTAGTTTTGGTTGATTGTGTGTGGAACAAGTACAAGCAAGGGAGAATACTTGATGTggtggaccctagactaaatgGTGATTTTAATGAAAGAGAGGTGCTCATGGTGTTGAAATTGGGGCTTCTGTGTTCAAATGGTTCTGCCACTGCTAGGCCTAGCATGAGACAGGTGGTGAGGTTTTTGGAGGGAGAAGTTGGTGTGCCAGATGAGTTGAGTAGGCCAGGAGAGACATGTTCTCAGGAGGGTTTTGATGAATTCTTGCACTTACTTGAATCTTCTTCCTTTGATCAGATGAGCAGAAGCTCCTATGATAGAAGTAGATACATGGGGAGTAGTTGTCCTTCTTTTACTGATACATCTCTTTTTACTCCCCATggtaaaggagaaacaatttgA
- the LOC137818525 gene encoding protein LATERAL BRANCHING OXIDOREDUCTASE 1-like produces the protein MGEVDTAFIQEPLNRAKLCVIEAEEIPVIDLSPITNKAVADSSSIEGLVKEIGFACKEWGFFQVINHGVPQSLRENIEKASRMFFGQSLEEKRKVSRNERNAMGYYDTEHTKNVRDWKEVFDSVAKDPTLVPLTTDENDDRLTHWTNSSPQYPPHFRNIIKEYVEEMEKLSFKLMELIALSLGLEAKRFEEYFMKDQTSFIRFNYYPTCPNPELALGVGPHKDIGALTILAQEEVAGLEVKHKADQEWIRVQLIPNAYIINLGDIVQVWSNDAYESPEHRVVVNSEKERFSIPFFFFPAQETEVKPLEELINDQNPSKYRPYKWGKFLVHRFNTNFKKRKEDNIQIYQFKIK, from the exons ATGGGAGAGGTAGACACTGCTTTCATCCAAGAGCCGCTAAACAGAGCAAAGTTGTGTGTCATCGAAGCTGAAGAAATTCCTGTGATAGATCTCTCCCCAATAACCAACAAAGCAGTTGCAGATTCATCTTCCATTGAAGGCTTGGTGAAGGAGATAGGGTTTGCATGCAAGGAATGGGGTTTCTTCCAAGTAATCAACCATGGGGTGCCCCAGAGTCTGAGAGAAAACATTGAGAAAGCTTCGAGGATGTTCTTTGGTCAGAGTTtggaggagaagaggaaggttaGCAGAAATGAGAGGAATGCGATGGGTTATTATGACACTGAGCACACCAAGAACGTTAGGGACTGGAAAGAAGTGTTTGATTCTGTGGCCAAAGACCCCACTTTGGTTCCTCTCACTACTGATGAAAACGATGATCGACTCACTCACTGGACTAATTCATCTCCTCAGTACCCTCCACACTTCAG GAATATAATCAAAGAGTATGTTGAAGAGATGGAAAAGTTGTCCTTTAAGTTAATGGAGCTTATAGCTTTGAGCTTAGGTCTTGAAGCAAAGAGATTTGAAGAATATTTTATGAAAGATCAAACTAGCTTTATTCGTTTCAACTACTATCCTACATGCCCTAATCCTGAGCTAGCCCTTGGTGTTGGTCCACACAAGGACATTGGAGCCTTAACCATTCTTGCACAAGAGGAAGTTGCAGGACTAGAAGTCAAACACAAAGCAGATCAAGAGTGGATAAGAGTTCAACTCATCCCAAATGCTTACATTATCAACCTTGGTGATATTGTTCAG GTTTGGAGTAATGATGCATATGAGAGTCCAGAGCATAGAGTGGTGGTAAACTCTGAGAAAGAAAGATTTTCCATTccattcttcttcttccctGCGCAGGAAACTGAGGTGAAGCCATTGGAGGAGCTCATAAATGACCAAAACCCTTCCAAATATAGGCCTTACAAATGGGGCAAGTTTCTTGTCCACAGATTCAACACCAATttcaagaaaagaaaggaagaTAACATTCAAATATATCAGTTCAAGATAAAATGA
- the LOC137819157 gene encoding ribulose bisphosphate carboxylase/oxygenase activase 2, chloroplastic-like, with protein sequence MAASVPTVGAVNMAQLKLNGSSRGVTSSAFFGTCLKKISSVNSSQKSVCGNFKVSAQIEYDEEKQTSKDRWGGLAYDTSDDQQDITRGKGMVDTLFQAPMESGTHYAVMSSYDYISAGLRQYNLDNTMDGFYIAPAFMDKIVVHITKNFLSLPNIKVPLILGIWGGKGQGKSFQCELVFAKMGINPIMMSAGELESGNAGEPAKLIRQRYREAADIIRKGKMCCLFINDLDAGAGRLGGTTQYTVNNQMVNATLMNIADNPTNVQLPGMYNKEENPRVPIIVTGNDFSTLYAPLIRDGRMEKFYWAPTRDDRIGVCQGIFRTDGIPKEDIIKLVDTFPGQSIDFFGALRARVYDDEVRKWISGVGVENVGKKLVNSKEGPPTFEQPQMSLSKLLEYGNMLVQEQENVKRVQLADKYLSEAALGDANEDAMNTGNFYGQAAQQVHVPVPEGCTDPAAENYDPTARSDDGSCTYTL encoded by the exons ATGGCAGCCTCAGTGCCAACCGTTGGAGCCGTTAACATGGCACAG TTGAAACTGAATGGCTCTAGCAGAGGAGTGACAAGCTCTGCATTCTTTGGAACCTGTTTGAAGAAAATCAGCTCTGTGAATTCTAGCCAGAAGAGTGTGTGTGGGAATTTCAAGGTTTCTGCACAGATTGAATATGATGAGGAGAAGCAGACTTCAAAGGATAGATGGGGGGGACTTGCTTATGACACTTCCGATGACCAGCAGGATATCACTAGAGGGAAGGGAATGGTGGACACTCTCTTCCAAGCTCCCATGGAGAGTGGCACTCACTATGCTGTCATGAGTTCCTATGATTACATCAGTGCTGGTCTTCGCCA GTACAATTTGGACAACACCATGGATGGCTTCTATATTGCTCCTGCCTTTATGGATAAGATTGTTGTTCACATCACCAAGAACTTTTTGTCCTTGCCAAATATTAAGGTTCCTCTTATTTTGGGTATTTGGGGAGGCAAAGGTCAGGGGAAATCATTCCAATGTGAGCTTGTCTTTGCCAAGATGGGAATCAA CCCCATAATGATGAGTGCTGGAGAATTGGAGAGTGGAAATGCTGGAGAGCCTGCAAAGTTGATTAGGCAAAGGTACCGTGAGGCAGCAGACATTATCAGAAAAGGAAAGATGTGCTGTCTCTTCATCAATGATCTTGATGCTGGAGCTGGTAGGCTTGGTGGAACCACACAATACACAGTCAACAACCAGATGGTGAATGCAACCCTCATGAACATTGCTGACAACCCAACCAATGTCCAACTTCCTGGCATGTACAACAAGGAGGAGAATCCCCGTGTTCCAATCATTGTCACTGGCAATGACTTCTCAACATTGTATGCTCCTCTCATTCGTGATGGACGTATGGAGAAATTCTATTGGGCACCTACTCGAGATGACAGAATTGGTGTGTGCCAAGGCATTTTCAGAACAGATGGTATTCCAAAGGAGGACATTATCAAGCTTGTTGACACTTTCCCTGGACAATCTATTG ACTTTTTTGGTGCCTTGAGGGCCAGAGTGTATGATGATGAAGTCAGAAAGTGGATTTCTGGTGTGGGGGTGGAGAATGTTGGGAAAAAGCTAGTGAATTCAAAGGAGGGACCTCCAACTTTTGAGCAACCACAGATGTCTCTTAGCAAGCTCCTTGAGTATGGAAACATGCTTGTCCAAGAGCAAGAGAATGTGAAGAGAGTTCAATTGGCTGACAAATACCTCAGTGAGGCTGCACTTGGAGATGCAAATGAAGATGCCATGAACACAGGAAACTTCTATG GACAAGCAGCTCAGCAAGTTCATGTTCCTGTTCCTGAAGGTTGCACTGACCCTGCTGCAGAAAACTATGATCCAACAGCCAGAAGTGATGATGGAAGTTGCACATACACACTTTAG